The DNA window CTGCGGACCGCCGCGTTCACCGTCGGCGGCCTGCTCGCGGTCCTGGCGGGTGTCCTGTACAGCCCGGTCCTCGCCGTCAACCCCAGCATGGGTTTCGGTCTTCTCGTCCCCGTCTTCTTCGGCCTCCTGCTCAGCCGCCCGGGCGCGCTCGGCACCGCCGCCGGCGCTGCCCTGTTCGTCTCCGCGCTGTCGGTGCTGCTGCGCACCTGGCTCTCCGACACCCTCGCCGAAGCCCTGTTCTACGCCGTCGTCGTCGCGATCGCCGCCCTGCGCTCGCGTCCTTGGATCGGAAGGTTCTCCGCATGGTTCCGTCGTACTCCCGCGCCCCTCGGCACGGCCTGATGCGCGCGCCCCGGGCGGCGGCGCTCGCCCTGACCGGCGCCCTCGTCCTCGTTCCCTCGCTCACCGGATGTCAGGGGGCCGCCGTCTCCGACGACGCCCCGGCCGCGAACGGTCCGGTACGGATCGGGGTGATCGTGCCGCTGACCGGCCCGGTCTCCCAGGTCGGCACGGCGCTCCGCGACGGTCTCGAACTGGCCGTCAAGAAGGTGAACGCCGACGGCGGGATCGGCGGCCGGCCCGTCGAGTACGTCGTGGTCGACGACGCGGGCGACCCGGCCAACTCCACCCAGCTCGCCCGCCGGCTGGTCCGGCAGGACAAGGTGACGATGCTGTTCGGCACGATCACCGGCGACACGGCGGAGGCCGTCGGCCGGGTCGCCGACGAGGCCAAGGTGCCCTTCGGCACCGCGATCCTAGGCGACACCGAGCACTGCTTCCCGTACCAGTGGGGCTTCGGCGAGTCGACCCGGCAGATGCTGACCCCGGCGGTGCCCGCGCTGATCGCGAAGTACGGCAAGAAGGTCGCGGTCGTCGGCTCCGACTACAACTACCCGCGCTTCTACGCGGGCATCGCGGAGAAGCTGGTGAAGGACGCGGGCGGCACGACCGTCGCCTCCGAGTTCAGCCCGCTCGGCCAGACCGACTGGCAGCCCGTGATCAAGCGGATCGGCTCGGCCGACCCCGACCTCGTGCTCTCCATGGTCGTCGGCGCGGACGCCGTGACGTTCAGCAAGCAGGCGCAGCAGTTCGGCCTGCTCACCCCGGGCCTCGGCTACGAGGGCGCGCCGCTGGACGCCGACTTCTATCCGGCGCTCGCCCCGCTGGTCGAGGGCCGCACCCACACGGTCCGCTGGAGCGACGGCCTGGAGGACGCCGAGAGCCGCGCGTTCACGGCCTCCTACCGGTCCGCGTACGGCTGGAAGGCGCCGATCCCCGAGGTCGCGGGCAACGCCTACTTCGGTGTCCGCTTCTTCCTGGGCGCCGCGGCGAAGGCCGGCACGACCGACCCGCAGGCCGTCAACAAGGCGATCGGTGAGTTCCGCTACGACAGCCCGCTGGGCAAGGGGACCCGGTTCCACCCGGCGAACCACGTCCTCCAGGCCGACATGCAGGACGTCACCATCGGCGCCGGCGGTGCCTACAAGGTGACGAAGACCCACCCGATGGTCGCCGACGAGACCCCGAAGAAGGGCTGCTCGTGACCACCTCCACCGTGCCTCCCGCGGTGCCTCCCTCCGGCGCGGGGTCCGGTTCCCCGTCCGCCGCTCCCTTCGTCCCGCCCGGGGCGAAGGGAGCGGCGGGGGCCGGGGCCCGGGGCGAGCGGCTGCGGCGGATCCTGCGGGTCGTGCTGCCCGCCGCGACCGTCGCCGGCCTCCTGGCCGCTCCCTTCGGCCTCGACGCCTTCGCCCTCGCCACGCTGACCCTGGGCCTGTGCCACGGGCTCTTCGCGTACGGCCTCGATCTGAGCTGGGGCAGGGCCGGGCTGCTGAGCGTCGGACACGCCGCGTTCTTCGGTCTGGGCGCCTACGCGGTGGCCCTCGCCCAGGAGCACGAGCTGTCCGTGTCGCTGACGGTCCCGGCAGCGGTCCTCGCCGCGGTGGCCATCGCGATACCCGTCGTCCGGGTGGGGCTCGCCGCCCCCGTGCCCGACGCGCCGCTGATCCTGCTCACGATCGGCGTCGGTCTGCTGCTCCAGCGGGCCGCGACCACGCTCACTCCGGTCACCGGCGGCACCAACGGCCTGTCCGTCTCCGGGACCGACGTGGTCACCTCGTACTACTTCACCCTCGGCGCCGTCGCCTGTGTGGTGGGCGTGTGCGCGCTGTTCCTCGTCCGCGGCCGGTTCGGCGCCCGTCTCATCGCGGCGGCCCGCAATCCGGAACGGGCCGCGCAGAGCGGTGTCGACGGGCCCTGGGTCCGCTCGGTCGCCTTCGGTGCGAGCGCCGCCGTCGCCGCCCTTGCGGGTGCGCTGTACGCCCCTGTCGCCGGGCTCGTCTCGCCGACGGTCTTCGGCCTCGGTCTGTCGACGTCGGTGCTGATCTGGCTGGCGCTCGGCGGGCGTGAGTCCACGGTGGGGCCGTTCCTCGGCGCCGTCGCCGTCACCGTGGGCCAGCAGTTCCTGGGCGCCACCTGGCAGGGCTGGTACGTGCTCGCCCTCGCCGCGCTGTTCCTGCTGGTCGTCCGGCTCGCGCCGGGCGGGCTCACGGCGGCCCCGCGCCGCCTGCTCGCCGGCCCCGGCCCGGCTGTCCGTCTGCCGGCGTCGGCCCGGCGCGCGGGCAGGGGACGTACGCGGACGAGCGACGCGGAGGGCCGCGCGGGAGGCGGGGACGCCGAGTCCGCGCCCCCGCACTCCGAGGACGTGGAATCCACGGGTACGGATGCCGGGGTCGACCCGCTCGTCCTCTCCGGCGTCCGCAAGGCCTTCGGTCCCGTGGAGGTGCTCTCCGGGGTGGACCTGACGGTCGCCCCCGGGCAGTGCGTGTGTCTGATCGGGCCGAACGGCGCCGGGAAGAGCACCCTGCTCAGCGTCGTCGCCGGCCAGCTCGCATCGGACTCCGGCACGCTGCGGATCTTCGGCACCGACGCGGCCCGGCTGCCCGTCCACCGGCGGGTGCGGCTCGGAGTCGGCCGGATGTTCCAGATCCCCAGCGTCCTCGCCGAGCTGTCCCCGGCGGACAACCTCGACCTCGCCCGGATGGACGCCCCGGTCACCGCCGAACTGCCCGCCGAGTTCCTCGACCTGGCCGAGGACCGGGTGCGGCCCGCCGGCACCCTGCCGCTCGCCGACCGAAGACGACTGGAGCTCGCCATGGTGCTGGTCGCCGCACCCCGACTGCTGCTGCTCGACGAACCCGCCGCCGGACTCGGCCCGGACGACGCCCGCCGGCTCACCCGGGAACTGCGCGAGGTCAACCGCCGTACCGGCTGCGCGATGCTCGTCGTCGAGCACGACATGGAGATCGTGCGGGAGCTCGCCGACGAGGTCGTGGTCCTCGCCGGCGGCGGGGTCCTCGCCCGCGGCCCGCTCGACACGGTGGCCGCCGACCCGGCGGTCCGCGCCGCCTACCTGGGGGCATGATGAGCCTCGAACTGACCGCGCTGGCCGGCGGGTACGGACAGGCCGCCGTCGTCCACCCGACCGACCTCACCGTACGGGCGGGCGAGGTCACCGCCCTCATCGGCCGCAACGGCGCGGGCAAGACCACACTGCTCCGCACCGTCTTCGGTCTCGCCGACCGGCACGGCGGCACCGTCGTCCTGGACGGCCGGAAGCTGCCCCCGGGCCGACCGGACCTGCTCGCGGCGGCCGGAGGCACCCTGATGCCCGAGGACCGCGGAGTGTTCCCCTCCCTGACGGTCGCCGAGAACCTGCGGCTCGCCCGCCGCCGCGACTTCTCCCCGGCGGTGGACCCGTACGAGGTGTTCCCGCTGCTCACCGACCGGGCCGGACAGCTCTCCGGGAGCCTGTCCGGCGGGCAGAAGCAGCAACTGGGCATCGCACGGGCGATGCTGGCCGGCCGCAGCCTGATCGCGGTGGACGAACTCACCCAGGGCCTCCAGCCGTCCGTGGTCACGGACGTCCTGGACGCGCTCGGCGCGATCGCCGAGGCCGGGGTCGCCGTCCTCCTCGTGGACCAGCACGCGGGCGCGCTCCTCGACCGCAGCCACCACGCGGTGGCGATGGAGGCCGGGCGGGTCGTGCTCGACGCGCCGAACGGCCCCGGCCTGCGCGACCGCCTCGACGAGATCCTCGCGGTCCGCTGAGCCCCCGGGCCCCTCGCCCACCTCCCCTTTCTCTCCCCCCCTGCTCTCCTCCCTCCTCCGCACCCTCCCGCCTGGAGTCACCGTCATGGACCCCTTCTCCTCGGCCACCGATCTCGCGGCGGCCGTCCGTCGCCGCGAGTTGAGCCCCGTCGAGATCGTCGACACCTATCTCACCCGCATCACCCGTCACAACGACGAACTGGCCGCGTTCACCTGGATCGACGAGGAGGCCGTACGCGCCGCCGCCCGCCGTGCCGAACAGGCCGTCATGGACGCGGCCCGCGACGACCTGGCCGTCCTCCCCCCGTTCCACGGAGTCCCGGTCCCCGTCAAGGAACTGACCCAGGTCGAGGGCCAGCCCGCGACCTACGGCTCCTTCGGGGTCGACGACCGTCCCCGCGACCTCACCGAACCCGTGGTGAGCCGGCTCCTCGACGCCGGCTTCCTGCTGATGGGCCGCACCAACGCGCCCGACATGGGGCTCCTCTCGACCACGGACAACAGCCGGTTCGGCTCCACCCGCAACCCCTGGGACCCCGACCGCTCCTCCGGCGGCTCCAGCGGCGGCGCCGCGGCGGCCGTCGCGGCCGGGCTCGCCCCGGTCGCCCACGCCAACGACGGCGGCGGCTCGATCCGCATGCCGTCCTCCTCCTGCGGTGTCGTCGGGCTCAAGCCGGGCCGGGGCAGGGTCCCCCAGCACGTCCCGGGCTGGGAGCACGCCACCGTCGAGGGCGCCATCACCCGGACCGTCCGCGACGCCGCCGCGCTGCTCGACGTCATGTCCGTGCCCGACCGCCTCGCCATGTACCACGCGCCCGCGCCGGAACGGCCGTACGCCGACGAGCCGGGCCGCGACGGCGGCCGGCTCCGGATCGGGCTGC is part of the Streptomyces sp. P9-A4 genome and encodes:
- a CDS encoding ABC transporter substrate-binding protein → MVPSYSRAPRHGLMRAPRAAALALTGALVLVPSLTGCQGAAVSDDAPAANGPVRIGVIVPLTGPVSQVGTALRDGLELAVKKVNADGGIGGRPVEYVVVDDAGDPANSTQLARRLVRQDKVTMLFGTITGDTAEAVGRVADEAKVPFGTAILGDTEHCFPYQWGFGESTRQMLTPAVPALIAKYGKKVAVVGSDYNYPRFYAGIAEKLVKDAGGTTVASEFSPLGQTDWQPVIKRIGSADPDLVLSMVVGADAVTFSKQAQQFGLLTPGLGYEGAPLDADFYPALAPLVEGRTHTVRWSDGLEDAESRAFTASYRSAYGWKAPIPEVAGNAYFGVRFFLGAAAKAGTTDPQAVNKAIGEFRYDSPLGKGTRFHPANHVLQADMQDVTIGAGGAYKVTKTHPMVADETPKKGCS
- a CDS encoding branched-chain amino acid ABC transporter ATP-binding protein/permease — protein: MTTSTVPPAVPPSGAGSGSPSAAPFVPPGAKGAAGAGARGERLRRILRVVLPAATVAGLLAAPFGLDAFALATLTLGLCHGLFAYGLDLSWGRAGLLSVGHAAFFGLGAYAVALAQEHELSVSLTVPAAVLAAVAIAIPVVRVGLAAPVPDAPLILLTIGVGLLLQRAATTLTPVTGGTNGLSVSGTDVVTSYYFTLGAVACVVGVCALFLVRGRFGARLIAAARNPERAAQSGVDGPWVRSVAFGASAAVAALAGALYAPVAGLVSPTVFGLGLSTSVLIWLALGGRESTVGPFLGAVAVTVGQQFLGATWQGWYVLALAALFLLVVRLAPGGLTAAPRRLLAGPGPAVRLPASARRAGRGRTRTSDAEGRAGGGDAESAPPHSEDVESTGTDAGVDPLVLSGVRKAFGPVEVLSGVDLTVAPGQCVCLIGPNGAGKSTLLSVVAGQLASDSGTLRIFGTDAARLPVHRRVRLGVGRMFQIPSVLAELSPADNLDLARMDAPVTAELPAEFLDLAEDRVRPAGTLPLADRRRLELAMVLVAAPRLLLLDEPAAGLGPDDARRLTRELREVNRRTGCAMLVVEHDMEIVRELADEVVVLAGGGVLARGPLDTVAADPAVRAAYLGA
- a CDS encoding ABC transporter ATP-binding protein, giving the protein MMSLELTALAGGYGQAAVVHPTDLTVRAGEVTALIGRNGAGKTTLLRTVFGLADRHGGTVVLDGRKLPPGRPDLLAAAGGTLMPEDRGVFPSLTVAENLRLARRRDFSPAVDPYEVFPLLTDRAGQLSGSLSGGQKQQLGIARAMLAGRSLIAVDELTQGLQPSVVTDVLDALGAIAEAGVAVLLVDQHAGALLDRSHHAVAMEAGRVVLDAPNGPGLRDRLDEILAVR
- a CDS encoding amidase, which gives rise to MDPFSSATDLAAAVRRRELSPVEIVDTYLTRITRHNDELAAFTWIDEEAVRAAARRAEQAVMDAARDDLAVLPPFHGVPVPVKELTQVEGQPATYGSFGVDDRPRDLTEPVVSRLLDAGFLLMGRTNAPDMGLLSTTDNSRFGSTRNPWDPDRSSGGSSGGAAAAVAAGLAPVAHANDGGGSIRMPSSSCGVVGLKPGRGRVPQHVPGWEHATVEGAITRTVRDAAALLDVMSVPDRLAMYHAPAPERPYADEPGRDGGRLRIGLLTEAPTGLPVDPECVAAAEHTARLLTSLGHEVFPASPSFFSERAIIGYTQIVLDAALWAAPYDRPELAEPHLRFRMERAAGRHSGEYTRAATLLAEESRAVRAQWGRDFDLLLTPTMACPPPPVDALLKEANSDPGGPRTTETQMISFTAICNITGLPAVSLPTHTSADGLPIGSQLVAGPWDEAALLRVAAELELLDGWPDRHPARFAG